A DNA window from Impatiens glandulifera chromosome 7, dImpGla2.1, whole genome shotgun sequence contains the following coding sequences:
- the LOC124946039 gene encoding GATA transcription factor 8-like, whose protein sequence is MKENDFSDEIDCGNLFDQIDDFIDFPTDNNASFNSNDFSTIWSNSPFNETADPIFSGDHTNTTAAGAAVSNLPVPVTYEEMIQLEWLSNFFEKEDSLSDYNRAESSPFNPFNSLSPISVLESSTTPATATTITTTAAVADNSSCSGGKTQRGPRSKRTRPVTFTFRTITTGEEEEEPKKKTLIPITTGEEEEPMKKSLIPIITGEEEPKKKKKKKNKECSSSSSSSSSDNQLAAAIRKCMHCQITKTPQWRMGPMGPKTLCNACGVRFKSGRLFPEYRPAASPTFVHSLHSNSHKKVIEMRTVAPSA, encoded by the coding sequence atgaaagaaaatgatttCAGTGATGAAATTGATTGTGGaaatttatttgatcaaattgacGATTTCATAGATTTTCCCACCGACAATAATGCCTCttttaattcaaatgatttTTCCACAATTTGGTCAAATTCCCCTTTCAATGAAACAGCCGACCCCATTTTTTCCGGCGACCATACCAACACAACCGCCGCCGGCGCCGCCGTCTCTAACCTACCAGTTCCTGTTACTTATGAAGAAATGATCCAATTGGAATGGCTTtccaatttttttgaaaaagaagatAGCTTGAGTGATTATAACAGAGCAGAATCATCCCCTTTTAATCCCTTCAATTCCTTAAGCCCAATTTCAGTTCTTGAAAGCAGCACAACTCCCGCCACCGCCACAACTATCACCACCACCGCCGCCGTCGCCGACAATTCATCTTGCTCCGGCGGGAAAACTCAAAGGGGACCCAGAAGCAAACGCACCCGCCCTGTAACTTTCACTTTTCGAACTATTACCaccggagaagaagaagaagagcccAAGAAGAAGACTCTTATTCCCATTACCaccggagaagaagaagaacccatGAAGAAATCTCTTATACCCATTATCACCGGAGAAGAAGAAcccaagaagaaaaagaagaagaagaataaggagtgttcttcatcttcatcatcatcttcttctgaTAATCAATTAGCAGCAGCTATTAGAAAATGTATGCATTGCCAGATAACAAAGACACCTCAATGGAGAATGGGTCCAATGGGTCCCAAAACTTTATGCAATGCATGTGGAGTTCGATTCAAGTCCGGTCGTCTCTTCCCGGAGTACCGGCCGGCGGCAAGTCCGACGTTTGTTCATTCTCTTCACTCAAATTCTCATAAGAAGGTGATTGAGATGAGAACTGTTGCTCCCTCGGCTTGA
- the LOC124909877 gene encoding auxin response factor 16-like → MVNPQLWHACAGGLVNVPPVNSTVYYFPKGHAEHSQLELPNSGKSVSYILCKVISINYFANTDTDETFVKIELFPLKTYNTMQTLETHAPSSPPPPPPPPTPPTPPTPPTPPQPQPSVVAKTLTQSDANNGGGFSVPRFWADTMFPELNYKVSPIAQSIFAKDIHGHVWEFRHIYRGTPLRHLLTTGWSGFVNKKKLVAGDSVVFVKDGDGKLSVGIRKAKKMDHKNRVTLESFLKTVSLAISGEKFEVVYYPWSNVPEFVVNASSVDRSMMIRWCQGLKFKMHFETQDSTRISLFTGTISSVQYFHPFLYPNYPWRCLEVEWDEPDTLREVRNVSPWTIELVSNMPPPFYSSMFSRKKVCLASDFSYNGQLPIETFHIRNGYPVVIQNNVPIKIKEAKHEEMKLSEKQKLVQGDVEDDENVSCSLSLGVSSCNLEVVEKKITLFGKEIILTQPASCSGDKTSTSSNNINSKSELNAWPSNNGKRIKVEG, encoded by the exons ATGGTCAATCCCCAACTATGGCACGCCTGTGCCGGCGGTTTGGTCAATGTACCGCCGGTGAACTCAACTGTCTATTACTTCCCAAAGGGTCATGCCGAACATTCACAATTAGAATTACCCAATTCAGGAAAATCAGTTTCTTATATTCTTTGTAAGGTAATATCCATTAATTATTTTGCTAATACTGATACTGATGAAACTTTTGTCAAGATTGAACTTTTCCCACTCAAAACTTACAATACCATGCAAACCCTAGAAACCCATGCACCATCTTCACCGCCGCCGCCACCTCCGCCGCCAACGCCGCCAACGCCGCCAACGCCGCCAACGCCGCCGCAGCCGCAGCCTTCAGTGGTTGCCAAAACTTTAACCCAATCGGATGCCAATAACGGGGGAGGGTTTTCAGTGCCGCGTTTCTGGGCGGATACTATGTTTCCTGAGCTGAATTACAAGGTTTCACCCATAGCTCAGTCTATCTTTGCCAAGGATATTCATGGCCATGTATGGGAATTCCGGCATATTTATAGAGGAACGCCGCTGCGGCATTTGTTAACGACGGGTTGGAGTGGTTTCGTGAATAAGAAGAAACTTGTTGCTGGGGATTCGGTTGTGTTTGTTAAAGATGGTGATGGGAAATTGAGTGTTGGGATTAGAAAAGCTAAGAAGATGGATCATAAGAATCGTGTAACTTTGGAGTCTTTTCTTAAGACGGTTTCACTTGCGATTAGTGGTGAAAAGTTTGAAGTTGTTTATTATCCATGGTCGAATGTTCCTGAATTTGTTGTGAATGCTTCTTCTGTTGATAGATCTATGATGATTCGATGGTGTCAAGGATTGaaatttaaaatgcattttgaAACTCAAGATTCGACCCGTATAAGTTTGTTTACGGGTACCATTTCTTCGGTTCAATATTTTCACCCGTTTCTTTACCCTAACTATCCATGGAGATGTCTTGAG GTAGAATGGGATGAACCGGATACGCTAAGAGAAGTAAGAAATGTGAGCCCGTGGACAATAGAATTGGTTTCGAATATGCCGCCACCTTTTTATTCTTCAATGTTCTCAAGAAAGAAGGTATGTTTGGCTTCGGATTTTTCTTACAATGGGCAACTTCCTATAGAAACATTCCATATTCGGAATGGTTACCCGGTCGTCATCCAAAACAACGTTCCTATAAAAATAAAGGAAGCCAAACACGAAGAAATGAAATTATCCGAGAAACAAAAGTTGGTTCAAGGCGATGTTGAAGATGATGAAAATGTGTCTTGCTCATTGTCTTTAGGAGTTTCTTCTTGTAATCTTGAGGTGGTGGAAAAGAAAATTACATTATTTGGAAAGGAAATCATTCTTACTCAACCAGCATCATGTAGCGGCGATAAAACGTCGACTTCCTCTAACAATATTAACTCGAAGTCAGAATTGAATGCATGGCCTTCAAATAATGGGAAGAGGATCAAAGTGGAAGGTTAG